AATCAGTGGCGTGATGTTGGCAAGGATCAAGGGCGTATCGCCGATCAGCATACCGTAGATTAACCACAATGCAACCCCGGCGGACAAAAGAAGTGGTTGCCAGATGGAAAGATCCCGCGCATGGCGGCTGCGCCAGGTCTTGATAACCTGCGGCAGTGCTGCGACACTGGTAAGCAGTCCGGCGATCAGGCCGATCAGGGTGGGAGTCATGTCGTTTTTTTCCGGTCGTTGAAGTCACCGGCTGCCCAGTCTATCTGGGACAGCATGCCACGCAGAATAGCAACTTCGCGGCTGTCAAGCCCGGACCTGAAAAATATGCGGCGTAGCGAACGCATGATGTGACCGGGATTTTGGGGGTTCAAATGCCCAATGCGCAGCAGGGTCTGCTCCATGTGGGTGAACAGCGGTTCAAGTTCTCCGGATGGTGCCGGTGTCCGTCGCAGAGAGCCGGTCTCGGCGGTGGCAGCACCGAACAGCTCATAGCAGAAAATCAGGGCTGCCTGGGCGAGGTTGAGGGAACCGTACTCGGAACTCGACGGTATGGTCGCCTGCAGTGTGCAGAGGGAGAGGTCTGCCGTGGAAAGTCCGTGGTCTTCACGTCCGAAGACCAGCGCTGCAGAACCTGGCGCTTGTAACAGTGCCTGGGCCGCTTGGGGGGGGCTGAGCAGTTCCTGGCGGTATTTGCCGCTGCGCCGTGTGGTTGCCACTGAGACGCTGATATCTGCCAGGGCGTCTGCCAGACTGTCGAACAGTTCTGCCTGCTCCAGCAAATCTCTAGCTGAGACCGCAAATTTAAATGCCTCGGGGTGGAGGTGGTCGCAGCCGGCCACCAGGCGCAGGCGTGAAAGCCCCATGTTTTTCATGGCACGGCAGACCATGCCGATATTGCCCGGAAACTGGGGTTCAACAAGGATGACGGAAAGACCGGTAAGGGATGGCGGCATGGTGGCTAGACGGACAGACGTCCGGCAACTTCGGAGCGCATCAGATCAATCATCTCTTCAGTTTTTGCTTCCGGGTCAATGTCAGGGGCCTGGGCAGACAGAGCAGCCAGAAAGGCAATCAGTTTCTGGCTGTCGAGCAGCGCGGTCTTGCCGCCCACAAGGTCGAGCAGCTCGTCTACCAGATCTGCCCCCTGACGTCCAAGGTAGGCTTTGGCAATTTCCTGCAGGTCGTCGACAATCTCGGCCAATTGGGCCTCATTAGCGCTGTGCGGCTCTTCTGTTGTCTCGTCCGGCTCCGGCGAGATCGGGGGGGCGACAGGCGGAGTTGCTGCCGGAGCAGGTCTGGTCTGACTGGCGGTGTGGCGACTGTACGATGCCTGCCAGAGACGCTCTATGTTGAGGGTTTCAAGGAAGTTGTGGTGCAGCAGCTCTTCAGCTGGTAGTGTGCTGCGTACTTCAAGCATGGCACCGGGCAGGGCGGCGATCCGTTGCGATTCAGCAGGAGAGTTTTCAATTTCCTGTGCTGCATCGTGATAGAAGCCGATCGGTGTTCCCTCTTTGTAAAATATCATGGCGCTGCGATCCGGCGTGGAGAATAGCATGGTGCCGTTCAGTGCCTGGCTCTTCATGCGGGCCAGGACGGCCTTGAGGTCAAGGTTGCTGACCGGTTCTGGTTTGAATACCACGTCGCCATGCAATAGCGCATGGGTGCAGACCGCCAGATCAACGGTCATCCGGTAGACGTTGATAACGCCGCCTTCGGCAAGGGCGTGACTGAACAGGCTGGTGACGGCCTCAAAGCCGCTTTTACGAGTATTCCCTTCCAGTACAAGTGTGCTGATCAAGGCACCTTTGATGAAGACAAGGTACGCTTCCGAGCTGTTTGAACCATAGCCCAGATAGCCGGTGAAACCGCCCGTCCCCATTTTTTTCATGGCTTCGGGCAGATTGATTTTTTGAACCGGGATGTTTTCGTATAAGGGATTGGAGCGCGGCAGGATCAGCATGGTACTTTCTCGCTTCAAGGTAATGTGATACTTCAGCCATCTATACCTACTGTATTTGCCGGGCTCTGTCAAAGGATTATCAGACGCTGGCGTATAGTGTAACTCTATGTAAAATTAGAGATATACGGCTTGACAGGGGGTGGTGATGCAGTTATGTTTACACAATTATGGCACGTTTGTCATGTCCCACTATCCAAGGGGTGTTTTAGGTGAGCAAAAAGGACAAATTACTCGCAGATGCCCAGAAACTGATGCAAAAAGGGCAGGCCGACAAGGCTATCAACTGCTATCAGGAAGCCCTGGCAACGGACCCTGCTGACCTGAGGGTGCGTCAACGCCTTGCTGAACTGCTTGCCAAGTACCGCCGTGTCGATGAAGCACGTAAAGAGCTTGAAACCATTGGCAAAAGCCTGACCGCAAACGGTTTCTACATGAAGGCCATTGCGGTCTACAAGCAGATAGAAAAGCTGTTTCCGGAAGATATTGCCATTGCCTTGACTCTGGCAGGTTTGAATGAAAAACATGGTCTCTCCGCCAATGCGCTTTCCGAATATAAGCGGGCCTACGACCATTATGAACGGCTGCAGAACCATGTTGAAGCCTTAAAGGCACTTGAGGCCATGCAGCGGATAGATACCCATAACCCCAATATCAAGCTGAAGTATGCTGAGGTGCTGTTTCAGCAGGGGCGGCTTGATGAAGCGCTGGAGGCGTTCAGGTCGCTTGGGCTGCTGCTGGTGGAACGACGGGATGAGGCCGCCTTTTCGCGCCTTGCGGAGCGCCTGTCTCAACTTTTTCCGGACAAAGGGGATTTTACCTGTTCGGTTATCGAGCAAAAGATCAGTGATGGCGGGGCAGAACAGGCTGCGGTCCTGCTGCAGGCACTGATCAAGGCCGATCCACAACGTCTGTCTGCCTGGCAGCTGTTGGTGAAGGCATATCGTGCGCTTGAGAATACTGCCCGTCTCAAGACGGTCTGCCAGCATTTTATCAAATTTTTCCCATCAGAGCTGTTTCCCCGTGAGCAGTTGATCCGTGCCCTGCTGGACGAGCAGGAGACCTCTGCGGCATTAACCCTGATGGATGAGAGCGAACAACTCTTTATTGCCGCCGGCGCTGCGGGAACACTGCGTGAATTTTACCTGGCTCTGAACGATCTGGTGCCGATCAACGTCCGTATCCTGAAAGGCTGTGCCCGGGCATGTGAAGCTGCCGGCATGAGTGAAGAAGCCGCTTCCTTTGCCGCCAAGATCGGTTCACTGGCAGGCCTGGGGGGAGGGCAACCGGCAGTTGCAGTGCCTGCTGAAGAAGAGCTGGCTGCTGACGAGATAGAAGAACTGCTGCCGGAGGTGGAGCCTGAGATCGAACTGGAGATGCAGGCTGTCGGACAGGCTGAAGAGGGTGTTTCGCCGGCAGCAACCCATGGCACGGGCCCGCGCGAACTGGATATCAGTGACTTCAGTGTTGCCAAGGCTTCACTTGAGGCTGATTTTTATGAGATTGAAGTGGAGTTGGACGAAGATCTGGGGGCTGCAGCCGTTGCTCCGGCAGATACCTGGTTTGAAACGGTTAACGATATATTTGACAACATTCAGACCGAGACCGGCAAGGTCCGCTTTGGCGCAGGAATGGAAAATGGTGATGCCCAGTCCCAGTATGACCTGGGGTTGGCCTTCCATGAGATGGGGCTTTATGATGAGGCGATCAATGCCTTGCGTCAGGCTGCAGAAGATCCTGAACGCCGTGTCTCCTGCCTGATCCTGCAGGGTGCCTGTCTCAGGGATAAGGGGGAGCTGCAGCTGGCAGAGAATGCGCTGCGCGCATTGCTCACGTTGCCCTCACTCTCTACTGAGGATAGTTGTGCGCTTAAGTATGAGCTGGCGTTGACCCTGACTGTTGTAGGCAAAAACGATGAGGCCTGGACACTTTTGGAGGAGGTGGAGCGGATAAATCCTGCCTACCGCGATGTTTCTGCACGTCTGCATGATGCTTCAGAAGGGAAGAGTGTCGGAGGGCTTGACTTCAGTGAGGATGAGTTGCTGGACTTTGAACTGAAATAGTGTCCTCTTGTGTATCAAGACGCTAACTCCATTTGAATGGATTTGTCGTTACACAAAAGCCCTGCCACGAAATCGTGACAGGGCTTTTCTAATGCTGCAATCCGGTCTGGTTAAAGCGGGCTCACGGTCCGCCTGTCTTGCTCTGGTAACGGTTGACGGCCGTCTTCCAGACATTGCTGACATTGATCATCTCCAGCAGGTCATGGCCCATCAGCTCATTGGCACTTACCGTGGTATAGAGATCTATTTTTGCGGCAGGATCCTGAGCAAGCTGCTGAGAATCACCGGGTGAGGCTTCAATCTCGTGTGAGCCATCATGGAAGAACCCCAGCGGATTGCCTTCTTTATAGAAAATCATGGCAGAACGGTCCTGGGTGTAGATCCTGAGACAGCAGTTCATCTGTTCGTTTTTGACCCGCTCCAGCAAGACCTTGATGTCAATCAGTGCAAGTTCCTGAGCGCGGTAACGGGCCTCACCCTGCAGCAGGGCGTGAATACACATGGTGAGGTCATCGGAAAGCCGGTAGACGTTAAGCGTGCTGCTGCTGCTTTCGAGCATCTGCTCTGCCAGTGCGGTCATGCCTTCGAAGCCATTCAGACGAACACCCTGGTTGTTCTCAAAAATGATGCTGACCAGTTTGCCTGATTCGAATACCAGGATGCCGACTGCGGTGGGAAAGGTCAGGCTGGCATAGCCGGTAAAACAACCGTGGGCAAGCTTGGTGATGATGGCGTCCAGTTGTAGTTCAGCGGCGTCAAGATTTTCAAAAAGAGGGGTGCCTTTCGGGAGACGAAGCATGCTTAATCCTCCTGACAGTACAATGCGGCAGAAAATGAAAATATACTGTATACGTTACGATAGGCATTGCTGAATGTCAAAAGAATGTTTGGACATCAGGGGAATCTGCTGCCGGGGCAGTCCGTATGACGGACAGCCCCGGCATACGGACTGCTGGTGTGTCAGCTGTTGCGACCCTGTGCATCTACTACGGCGATGGCAGCCATGTTGACGATGTCACTGACGTCATCACCCCGCTGGAGGACATGGACCGGCTTCTGCATCCCCATCAGGATCGGTCCGATCGCCTCAGCCCCCCCCAGGCGGGCCAACAGTTTATAGGCGATGTTGCCTGAGTTGAGGTCAGGAAAGATCAGGACATTGGCCGTGTTCTTCAGTTTGGAGAATTTGAAGTGATCCAGCAGCTCCTGTACCACTGCCGTATCGGCCTGCATTTCCCCATCGATAATCAGATCCGGCTCCCGCTCCTTGACGATCTCAACGGCACGCCGCACCTTGTCTGAGAGGGGGTGGCGGACTGAGCCGAAGTTTGAGAAAGAGAGCATGGCCACCCGTGGGTCAATGTCAAACACCTTGACGTTTTGAGCTGCCAGTATGGCTGTTTCAGCCAGTTCTTCAGCAGACGGGTCGATTTCAACCGTGGTGTCGGCCATGAAGTAGACACCCTTCTTGAAGACCATCATGTACATGCCGTGCACCGAGGTCAGATTCGGCTGTTTTCCGACAACTTCCAGTGCCGGGCGGATAGTCTCCGGGTAGTGGGCGTCAATACCGGACAGCATGGCGTCGGCGTCACCCATTCTGACCATCATGGCGCCGAAATGGTTGCGGGATTTACGGCGGATGATCCGTCCAGCCTCGGTCTCGGTGATCCCTTTGCGCTGTCTGAGGCGGTAAAGCTCCTGAGCATAGGGCTCGGTAAACTTTGAGTGCTCAGTATCAACGATCTGCACGTCATCCAGATTGAGTCCCAGTT
Above is a window of Trichlorobacter lovleyi SZ DNA encoding:
- a CDS encoding SemiSWEET family sugar transporter → MTPTLIGLIAGLLTSVAALPQVIKTWRSRHARDLSIWQPLLLSAGVALWLIYGMLIGDTPLILANITPLICNLLLTAMKVRFKGNDPEQDEEAPV
- a CDS encoding RNA methyltransferase, whose translation is MPPSLTGLSVILVEPQFPGNIGMVCRAMKNMGLSRLRLVAGCDHLHPEAFKFAVSARDLLEQAELFDSLADALADISVSVATTRRSGKYRQELLSPPQAAQALLQAPGSAALVFGREDHGLSTADLSLCTLQATIPSSSEYGSLNLAQAALIFCYELFGAATAETGSLRRTPAPSGELEPLFTHMEQTLLRIGHLNPQNPGHIMRSLRRIFFRSGLDSREVAILRGMLSQIDWAAGDFNDRKKTT
- a CDS encoding tetratricopeptide repeat protein, translating into MSKKDKLLADAQKLMQKGQADKAINCYQEALATDPADLRVRQRLAELLAKYRRVDEARKELETIGKSLTANGFYMKAIAVYKQIEKLFPEDIAIALTLAGLNEKHGLSANALSEYKRAYDHYERLQNHVEALKALEAMQRIDTHNPNIKLKYAEVLFQQGRLDEALEAFRSLGLLLVERRDEAAFSRLAERLSQLFPDKGDFTCSVIEQKISDGGAEQAAVLLQALIKADPQRLSAWQLLVKAYRALENTARLKTVCQHFIKFFPSELFPREQLIRALLDEQETSAALTLMDESEQLFIAAGAAGTLREFYLALNDLVPINVRILKGCARACEAAGMSEEAASFAAKIGSLAGLGGGQPAVAVPAEEELAADEIEELLPEVEPEIELEMQAVGQAEEGVSPAATHGTGPRELDISDFSVAKASLEADFYEIEVELDEDLGAAAVAPADTWFETVNDIFDNIQTETGKVRFGAGMENGDAQSQYDLGLAFHEMGLYDEAINALRQAAEDPERRVSCLILQGACLRDKGELQLAENALRALLTLPSLSTEDSCALKYELALTLTVVGKNDEAWTLLEEVERINPAYRDVSARLHDASEGKSVGGLDFSEDELLDFELK